The proteins below come from a single uncultured Carboxylicivirga sp. genomic window:
- the ndk gene encoding nucleoside-diphosphate kinase yields the protein MAGTKTLTMIKPGAVKHRHIGAILDMIEKAGFRIAAIKSVKLTQDDAKDFYAEHKDRPFFGELVEFMSSGPIVAAILLKDNAVADFRKIIGSTDPSEAADGTIRKMFAISKSMNAIHGSDSDESAEREATFFFSKKELLERHP from the coding sequence ATGGCAGGAACAAAAACACTGACAATGATCAAGCCTGGAGCTGTAAAACACCGACATATTGGTGCTATATTAGACATGATTGAGAAAGCAGGCTTTCGTATCGCAGCAATTAAATCGGTAAAATTAACTCAGGATGATGCTAAAGATTTTTATGCTGAGCACAAAGATCGTCCATTCTTTGGCGAATTAGTTGAATTTATGTCTTCAGGGCCAATAGTAGCCGCTATACTACTAAAAGACAATGCAGTAGCTGATTTTCGTAAAATAATTGGCAGTACTGATCCCAGTGAAGCCGCAGATGGAACCATTCGTAAAATGTTTGCTATTAGTAAATCTATGAATGCAATACATGGTTCAGACAGTGATGAAAGTGCCGAACGTGAAGCTACCTTTTTCTTTAGTAAGAAAGAATTATTGGAACGTCATCCATAA
- a CDS encoding MFS transporter, producing the protein MDQRKNYALPIVMMILLFGMISFVTNLAAPMGIVVKSQFQASNFLGMLGNFANFLAYLFMGIPAGKLLEKIGCKKTALIGIVVGFVGVAIQYMSGIAESFIVYLLGAFIAGFSMCILNVVVNPMLNTLGGGGKKGNQLLQVGATFNSLMGTSVPLFVGVLVGEVTKNTAIKDVNPVMFTAMGIFALVGIVLSFVNIPEPHMNTGEEVQEKSQYSAWSFRHFILGAIGIGVYVGVEVGVPGTLNFFLADANAGGLDAATAGTVVATYWLLMLVGRFVGASIGAYISSKTMLITASAIGMFLAFMAIVSPIASTVSIPVFQSSATGLSFGMANVPISAMYLVLIGLCTSVMWGGIFNLAVEGLGKFTASASGIFMTMVVGGGILPLVQNAVADSLGYMTSYWVPFLGLAYLLYYSLIGSKNVNTDIPVE; encoded by the coding sequence ATGGATCAGCGTAAGAATTATGCTTTGCCAATAGTAATGATGATTTTACTTTTTGGTATGATATCATTTGTTACAAATTTGGCTGCCCCAATGGGTATTGTGGTAAAATCACAATTTCAGGCTTCTAACTTTTTAGGGATGTTAGGGAATTTTGCAAATTTCCTTGCATATCTTTTTATGGGTATTCCCGCCGGAAAATTATTAGAAAAAATTGGCTGCAAAAAAACTGCATTAATTGGAATTGTAGTAGGATTTGTAGGTGTGGCAATACAATATATGTCTGGTATTGCCGAAAGTTTTATTGTATACCTATTAGGAGCTTTTATTGCAGGTTTCTCAATGTGTATATTAAATGTGGTAGTTAATCCAATGCTTAACACTCTTGGTGGAGGCGGTAAAAAAGGAAATCAACTGTTACAGGTAGGTGCAACATTTAACTCATTAATGGGTACTTCAGTTCCGTTATTCGTTGGTGTGTTAGTAGGAGAAGTTACTAAAAATACTGCTATTAAAGATGTAAACCCTGTGATGTTTACAGCTATGGGTATTTTTGCTTTGGTAGGAATTGTACTTTCATTTGTAAATATTCCAGAACCCCACATGAATACTGGTGAAGAAGTTCAAGAGAAATCACAATACAGCGCTTGGTCATTCCGCCATTTTATTCTAGGTGCCATTGGTATTGGTGTATATGTAGGTGTTGAAGTAGGTGTTCCAGGAACATTAAACTTCTTTTTGGCCGATGCCAATGCAGGAGGATTAGATGCTGCAACAGCAGGTACAGTTGTGGCTACTTATTGGTTGTTAATGTTAGTTGGTCGTTTTGTTGGAGCTTCCATTGGAGCATATATATCTAGTAAAACTATGCTGATTACAGCTTCAGCTATTGGTATGTTCTTAGCTTTTATGGCTATAGTTTCGCCAATTGCCTCAACAGTATCTATTCCGGTATTTCAAAGTTCAGCTACAGGATTATCATTTGGCATGGCTAATGTACCAATTAGTGCCATGTACCTTGTGTTAATTGGATTGTGTACTTCAGTAATGTGGGGTGGTATATTTAATTTAGCTGTTGAAGGTTTAGGTAAATTTACAGCTTCGGCTTCTGGTATTTTTATGACAATGGTTGTGGGGGGAGGAATCCTTCCATTGGTTCAAAATGCAGTTGCTGATAGTTTAGGATATATGACATCGTATTGGGTTCCCTTCTTAGGATTGGCATACTTGTTATACTATTCGTTAATTGGAAGTAAAAATGTAAATACAGATATCCCTGTAGAATAA
- a CDS encoding response regulator, whose translation MSDNKVLYVDDEPMNLLLFKKLIGRRYPVETASSGNEALLILKQKPEIQIVFSDMKMPEMNGIEFISKAKEYYKEKYYYIVSGYEVNEDINQALQSGLICAYLKKPFNLDEIFKTIQNSIV comes from the coding sequence ATGAGTGATAATAAAGTTTTATACGTTGATGATGAACCTATGAATCTATTGCTTTTTAAAAAGTTAATTGGCCGTAGATATCCTGTAGAAACAGCTTCTTCTGGTAATGAAGCTTTACTAATACTAAAACAGAAACCTGAAATACAAATAGTATTTAGTGACATGAAAATGCCAGAAATGAATGGCATTGAATTTATTAGTAAAGCAAAAGAATATTACAAAGAAAAATACTACTATATTGTTTCTGGTTATGAGGTGAATGAGGATATTAATCAAGCACTTCAATCAGGTTTAATTTGCGCATACCTGAAAAAACCTTTTAACCTTGATGAAATTTTTAAAACCATACAAAATTCAATAGTATAA
- a CDS encoding acetylxylan esterase has protein sequence MKNILSLIVLINCVLCFGQNSPAPINLIDIILSPSHADWNYKVGEDAEVGVTVLKYGVRLKNVEISYKYGPELLTAEKKRKHTLKTGDDKINIGTLDSPGFKQLMVECTIDGTTYKNQVNLGFSVNEIKTKQVLPADFISFWKENIEKARQTEYNAELTYLDDYSTEKVDVYLLCLNGGLNKKKVYGYLCKPKKEGKYPVLFAPPGAGVKPITPYIGFAEQGYISLSIEIHGITPLLNKATYKQISSAFGDYMFKGLDSKEDYYYKGVYLACVRCIDYLCSLSDFDGKNVFVTGGSQGGGLAIVTAALNDKVTALVSFYPALCDLSGYAKGRAGGWPHMFKNDNNISSNRLHTTAYYDVVNFARMLKVPGFYSWGYNDRTCCPTSVYSAYNAISAPKEKHITPISGHWRFEETNQKSLEFLKSQIKEPKRVLFD, from the coding sequence ATGAAAAACATACTTTCACTTATCGTTTTAATAAACTGCGTGTTGTGTTTTGGGCAAAATTCACCTGCCCCAATTAATTTGATAGATATTATTTTATCTCCATCTCATGCCGATTGGAATTATAAGGTAGGAGAGGATGCAGAAGTTGGGGTTACAGTTTTGAAGTATGGAGTGAGATTAAAAAATGTAGAAATTAGTTATAAATATGGTCCAGAATTACTTACTGCTGAAAAAAAAAGGAAACATACTTTAAAAACGGGAGACGATAAAATAAATATAGGAACACTTGATTCTCCAGGTTTTAAGCAACTAATGGTAGAATGTACAATAGATGGAACAACATATAAAAATCAAGTTAATCTTGGATTTTCGGTTAATGAAATTAAGACAAAACAAGTTCTGCCTGCTGATTTTATTAGTTTTTGGAAAGAAAATATAGAAAAAGCTCGACAAACAGAGTATAATGCTGAATTAACATATTTAGATGATTATAGCACTGAGAAGGTCGATGTTTACTTATTGTGCTTAAACGGAGGTCTTAATAAGAAAAAAGTGTACGGCTATTTATGTAAACCCAAAAAAGAAGGTAAATATCCGGTTCTATTTGCGCCTCCGGGAGCGGGAGTGAAGCCAATTACTCCATATATTGGGTTTGCTGAACAAGGTTATATTAGTTTAAGTATCGAAATACATGGTATTACACCCCTGTTGAATAAAGCTACTTACAAACAAATTAGTTCGGCTTTTGGTGATTACATGTTTAAGGGTTTAGATAGTAAAGAAGACTATTATTATAAAGGAGTTTACTTGGCATGTGTCAGGTGTATCGATTATTTGTGTAGTTTGTCAGATTTTGATGGGAAAAATGTGTTTGTAACAGGGGGAAGTCAAGGTGGGGGATTAGCCATTGTTACTGCCGCTTTAAATGACAAGGTAACGGCTCTTGTATCATTTTATCCGGCCCTATGCGATTTATCGGGATATGCAAAAGGTAGAGCTGGCGGTTGGCCTCATATGTTTAAGAATGACAATAATATTAGTAGTAACCGTTTACATACCACTGCATATTACGATGTTGTTAATTTTGCACGTATGTTAAAAGTACCCGGATTTTATTCGTGGGGATATAATGATCGCACTTGTTGCCCAACATCGGTTTACTCGGCATATAATGCTATTTCAGCGCCCAAAGAAAAACATATTACGCCTATATCAGGTCATTGGCGTTTTGAAGAAACCAATCAGAAATCGCTTGAATTTCTGAAAAGTCAGATTAAGGAGCCTAAACGAGTCTTGTTTGATTAG
- a CDS encoding bifunctional oligoribonuclease/PAP phosphatase NrnA — MMNISDQSQVDFFKNYINNSQKIVIVPHNNPDGDALGASLGLFNTLKSMGKEVHVISPNEFPDFLNWMHGVSEVINFDKQQTEATQYINDSELVIFLDFNALSRINLMQQIFEKDETPRVMIDHHPFPEEGTANVQISVPEASSTCELLFHVLSLSGLKSHITNEAAECIYAGIMTDTGGLNYNSNRPQTYHIVAELLEMGINKEYIHQVLFHSNSFDRMRLLGHALGVKMQRLPEQKAAYIDLSKDDLQRFNYKPGDTEGFVNQALWIEGVQVSAMFTEKNNLVKISFRSRNGFPANAFSEKYFGGGGHFNAAGGESKLSLEETVKRFKIVLKEFCDENGF, encoded by the coding sequence ATGATGAATATTAGTGATCAATCACAAGTAGATTTTTTTAAAAACTACATAAATAATAGCCAAAAAATTGTAATTGTACCTCATAATAACCCAGATGGAGATGCTTTAGGTGCTTCGTTGGGTTTATTTAATACTCTTAAATCGATGGGTAAAGAGGTGCATGTAATATCACCAAACGAATTTCCGGATTTCCTAAATTGGATGCATGGTGTAAGTGAAGTAATAAATTTTGATAAGCAACAAACAGAAGCAACTCAATATATTAATGATTCGGAATTGGTTATTTTTCTCGATTTTAATGCATTATCACGGATTAATTTGATGCAGCAAATATTTGAAAAGGATGAGACACCTCGCGTAATGATTGATCATCATCCTTTTCCGGAAGAGGGAACAGCTAATGTGCAGATAAGTGTTCCTGAAGCTTCATCAACATGTGAGTTATTGTTTCATGTATTATCATTAAGTGGGTTAAAATCACACATTACCAACGAAGCCGCTGAGTGTATATATGCTGGTATAATGACAGATACAGGAGGCTTAAATTATAATTCAAATCGTCCTCAAACATATCACATCGTAGCTGAATTGCTTGAAATGGGTATTAACAAAGAATACATTCACCAAGTTTTGTTTCACAGTAATTCATTTGATCGAATGCGCTTATTAGGGCATGCTTTAGGAGTAAAGATGCAACGATTACCTGAGCAAAAGGCAGCGTATATAGATTTAAGCAAAGATGACTTACAACGCTTTAATTATAAGCCGGGAGATACGGAAGGTTTCGTTAATCAGGCATTATGGATAGAAGGAGTGCAGGTTTCTGCGATGTTTACTGAAAAAAATAATCTGGTTAAAATATCATTCCGATCAAGAAATGGCTTTCCAGCAAATGCTTTTAGCGAAAAATATTTTGGTGGAGGAGGGCATTTTAATGCTGCCGGTGGTGAGTCGAAGTTGTCTTTGGAAGAAACAGTAAAGCGTTTTAAAATTGTTTTAAAAGAATTTTGTGACGAAAATGGATTTTAG
- a CDS encoding ROK family protein, whose protein sequence is MKQVSVGVDIGGTNSAIGVVDENGKVLAKDNIKTPDHGDIKQYIEDLSGAIRKLINSAKAINENIEVLGIGIGAPNGNYYNGTIEYAPNLSFEGIVPLVDLLKTRFEDLKAVALTNDANAAAIGEMIYGGAKDMKNFVMFTLGTGVGSGLVVNGDLVYGADGFAGECGHTTLIAGGRLCGCGALGHLEAYCSAPGMKRTAFELLAKYNAADSLLADKSFKELNSKMIYDAAVQGDKVASEVFELTGHYLGQGIADTVHHLSPEAVFLFGGPTAAGDLIFKPTIKSMEDHLLPIFKNKIKILPSELDAGDAAIVGASALVWKELE, encoded by the coding sequence ATGAAACAAGTATCTGTAGGTGTAGATATAGGTGGAACAAACTCAGCCATTGGAGTTGTTGACGAAAATGGTAAAGTATTGGCAAAAGATAATATCAAAACACCAGATCATGGTGATATTAAGCAATATATTGAAGATTTGTCCGGTGCAATCCGCAAATTAATTAATAGTGCTAAGGCTATTAACGAAAATATTGAAGTATTAGGTATTGGTATTGGTGCTCCTAATGGGAATTACTATAACGGTACTATTGAGTATGCGCCTAATTTATCATTCGAGGGTATTGTGCCTTTGGTTGATTTATTAAAAACGCGATTTGAAGACTTAAAAGCAGTTGCGTTAACCAATGATGCCAATGCTGCTGCTATAGGCGAGATGATTTATGGCGGGGCAAAAGATATGAAAAACTTCGTGATGTTTACCTTGGGTACTGGAGTAGGTTCAGGCCTAGTAGTAAACGGAGACTTAGTATATGGTGCTGATGGATTCGCTGGTGAATGTGGCCACACAACATTAATTGCAGGAGGAAGACTATGTGGATGTGGTGCTTTAGGACACTTAGAAGCTTATTGCTCGGCTCCAGGTATGAAACGTACTGCTTTTGAATTGCTGGCTAAATATAATGCCGCAGATAGTTTGTTGGCTGATAAATCATTCAAAGAGTTAAATTCTAAAATGATTTATGATGCAGCTGTACAAGGTGATAAAGTTGCAAGTGAAGTTTTTGAACTGACCGGTCATTACTTAGGACAAGGAATTGCTGATACGGTTCATCACTTAAGTCCTGAAGCTGTATTCTTATTTGGAGGGCCAACTGCAGCGGGGGATTTGATCTTTAAACCAACTATTAAAAGTATGGAAGATCATTTATTACCAATTTTTAAGAATAAAATTAAAATTTTACCATCTGAATTAGATGCTGGTGATGCTGCAATTGTAGGTGCCAGTGCATTGGTATGGAAGGAATTAGAGTAG
- a CDS encoding FKBP-type peptidyl-prolyl cis-trans isomerase: protein MDFSFLNRITITGIVLLGLSFSSCNNGKKEKKVVVTREMLIEHNRKLLNLEAEVIKKYLDENNIQMQQTSTGLWYRIISDSVGPMITENQMVFLDYQVSLLDGTICYSAKKDGLWKIIVGKTEIETAVHEACLLASVGDSIQFIAPPHLAYGVAGDGNRVPSQSILLYNVKVLKVDKLP from the coding sequence ATGGATTTTAGTTTTTTAAATCGAATTACAATTACAGGAATAGTGTTACTTGGTCTTTCTTTTTCATCGTGTAATAATGGTAAGAAAGAAAAAAAAGTTGTGGTAACAAGAGAAATGCTCATCGAGCATAATCGAAAACTGCTTAACCTTGAAGCAGAAGTGATCAAAAAATACTTAGATGAAAACAATATTCAAATGCAACAAACTTCAACCGGTTTGTGGTATAGAATAATTAGTGATTCTGTAGGTCCTATGATAACAGAAAATCAGATGGTATTTCTCGATTATCAGGTTTCTTTATTGGATGGAACCATATGTTATTCAGCTAAAAAAGATGGATTATGGAAGATTATTGTAGGAAAAACTGAAATTGAAACCGCTGTTCACGAGGCCTGTTTATTGGCCAGTGTTGGAGATAGTATTCAGTTTATTGCTCCACCACATTTAGCCTACGGAGTGGCTGGTGATGGAAATAGAGTGCCTAGTCAAAGTATCTTATTATACAATGTAAAGGTGTTAAAAGTAGATAAATTGCCATAG
- a CDS encoding TetR/AcrR family transcriptional regulator — MSKKVEIYQGAMELFVAKGFTASVNELIERIGIAKGTLYHHISGKDQLIVDIYKQLMFEIEEKCVDSSTSENAKEDSKRIFSKIVKWFISNPTKFYYINIFETSPYIKVHFGRVEDTLEGPRKNIMQKVNMGVLKGYKTDMIAYFDFAFTRAMANYFLSLPKPLKSFKEEFDEAFDLYWDGVARKQKN; from the coding sequence ATGAGTAAGAAGGTAGAAATATACCAAGGAGCAATGGAACTTTTTGTAGCAAAAGGATTCACGGCTTCGGTTAATGAGTTAATTGAACGAATTGGTATAGCAAAAGGTACCCTTTATCATCACATTTCAGGTAAAGATCAGCTAATTGTAGATATTTATAAGCAATTAATGTTCGAAATAGAAGAAAAATGTGTGGACTCATCTACTTCAGAAAATGCAAAGGAAGATTCTAAAAGAATTTTCAGTAAGATAGTCAAATGGTTTATCAGCAATCCAACCAAGTTTTATTATATAAATATTTTTGAAACTAGTCCTTATATTAAGGTTCATTTTGGAAGGGTGGAGGATACATTAGAAGGGCCTCGGAAAAATATTATGCAGAAAGTTAACATGGGTGTTCTTAAAGGCTATAAGACAGATATGATTGCCTATTTTGATTTCGCATTTACCCGAGCAATGGCTAATTATTTTCTATCGCTACCTAAGCCTCTCAAAAGCTTTAAAGAAGAGTTTGACGAGGCTTTTGATTTATATTGGGATGGAGTTGCACGAAAGCAAAAGAATTAA
- a CDS encoding NigD-like C-terminal domain-containing protein, which translates to MKLKNLMYIASFVLVVILSSCMKDIDSTPYTYNNLCITSLHDDYYLFTSDFGEVYASKSLPADYDFEVDKRVMLSFSTYTESTEGDYDYLVLPSSIIDISTSDIIYINEENKDTLGNDGVIIKGLYAKGNYLNVDFAFGASGAKSHYFNTSFDSELQTSNDTVTLTFHHKDNDDVWLQSYSGFMSFDLRSLGEDQPIRPYVLTIISTKTTGAESKTSIKVEE; encoded by the coding sequence ATGAAGTTGAAGAACCTGATGTATATTGCGTCTTTCGTGTTGGTAGTGATTCTATCCTCTTGTATGAAAGATATTGATTCTACTCCTTACACTTATAATAATTTATGTATTACATCATTGCATGACGATTACTATTTATTTACTTCAGATTTTGGTGAAGTATATGCCTCAAAAAGTTTACCTGCCGATTACGATTTTGAAGTAGACAAAAGGGTTATGCTGTCTTTTTCAACCTACACAGAGAGTACTGAAGGAGATTATGATTATCTGGTATTACCTTCATCTATTATTGATATATCAACGTCTGATATTATTTATATTAATGAAGAAAATAAAGATACTTTAGGAAACGATGGAGTAATAATTAAAGGATTATATGCAAAAGGCAATTATCTTAATGTTGACTTTGCTTTTGGAGCTTCTGGTGCTAAATCTCATTATTTCAATACCAGTTTCGATTCTGAATTACAAACATCGAATGATACGGTAACTTTAACATTTCACCACAAAGATAATGACGATGTATGGTTGCAATCGTATTCGGGCTTTATGAGTTTTGATTTACGAAGTTTGGGAGAAGATCAACCCATACGTCCGTATGTTCTAACCATTATTAGTACAAAAACTACTGGCGCTGAATCTAAAACCAGTATTAAGGTAGAAGAATAA
- a CDS encoding YceI family protein: MKTIKLALAALLLTVSVSTFAQKQEIKSVDSKVVWTGKKIGGSHTGEIQIKDGYLNLKNGKLTGGKIVIDMNSITNTDLEDEGYNAKLVGHLKSDDFFGVANYPTSEFVINKVTELSGDKATVNGTITIKGKTQDISFDVLKKGSAYTAQIEVDRSKFDVRYGSGSFFDNLGDKAIDDIFILDIELAI, translated from the coding sequence ATGAAAACAATCAAATTAGCTTTAGCAGCCTTATTGTTAACGGTTAGTGTTTCAACATTTGCTCAAAAACAAGAAATTAAATCAGTTGATTCAAAAGTAGTATGGACAGGTAAAAAAATTGGTGGATCACATACCGGAGAAATCCAAATTAAAGATGGATACTTAAACCTGAAAAATGGCAAATTAACAGGTGGTAAAATAGTAATAGATATGAATTCAATTACAAACACCGATTTGGAAGATGAAGGATACAATGCCAAATTAGTTGGCCACTTAAAATCCGATGACTTTTTTGGTGTGGCTAATTATCCAACTTCAGAATTTGTGATTAATAAAGTAACCGAATTATCGGGTGATAAGGCCACAGTAAATGGCACCATTACAATTAAAGGAAAAACTCAGGATATTAGCTTCGATGTATTGAAGAAAGGAAGTGCATACACTGCCCAAATTGAAGTAGATCGATCGAAATTTGATGTACGCTATGGTTCTGGTTCATTCTTTGATAACCTTGGAGATAAGGCAATTGATGATATTTTCATTCTTGATATCGAATTAGCAATCTAA
- a CDS encoding PAS domain S-box protein, giving the protein MNNFKSFNKKLKAVLDCFNKNTIQYSDLFRSITENPLIGVYIVQDNQFKYVSKGWSIITGYSLEETVGKMETLDIIVPSDIKNLKTYVQKRMSGSLKTSDGRFRIIKKDGSLAHVKVYGNLISYEGKHAVAGILIDITKQIAIEDELKENAIKYKNLIENSLVGVYLMQDGKFKYANDHFCDIFGYTSDEIIDNIDPPELIHDDDKNLVRNNIKKRITRETPVLKYEFKGLRKDKSIVYVQVLGSVMQYKDRPAIMGTIMDITELKEAEDALKKSEHLFQTLLNLAPYPISVTNNNLHHRIINESFCKVFKVTEEEVIGKTPMELGLKIKESEDALIEDLMKKNGKVNNFEITLYDRDKQRMVFLYSCIRFHYNQSDLVLNTFIDITDRKAIQEELAQHRDNLELLVKDRTLELNKRNEELNNANKLLNEQKKHLVYTLNNLHNTQQQLIQSEKMASLGFLSAGIAHEINNPLNFIHGGSLAIRQYLEENPGSNFDEAKTFLDAIEEGIIRTSDIVSSLNHYSRRNDSEKALCQINNIIDNCLIMLKSKINKQTIIKKRLQDDLPLIKANEGQLHQVLLNIINNSIQAVNPHNGQIEIITKVNKNNIQLEISDNGKGIPKDILNNVFDPFFTTKSPGEGTGLGLSISYNIIKEHNGTIKIDSQTGKWTKVEIYLPLN; this is encoded by the coding sequence ATGAACAACTTTAAGTCTTTTAATAAGAAATTAAAAGCAGTATTGGATTGTTTTAATAAAAATACCATTCAATACAGCGATCTGTTTAGAAGCATTACAGAAAACCCCCTCATAGGGGTATATATAGTACAGGATAATCAGTTTAAGTATGTTAGTAAAGGTTGGTCCATTATTACAGGATATTCTCTTGAAGAAACAGTTGGTAAAATGGAAACCTTGGATATTATTGTTCCTTCAGATATCAAGAACCTTAAAACATATGTACAAAAAAGAATGTCGGGCAGCTTAAAAACATCCGACGGTAGATTTAGAATAATTAAAAAGGATGGCTCCTTAGCTCATGTTAAAGTTTATGGAAACTTAATTAGTTATGAAGGGAAACATGCTGTAGCCGGAATATTAATAGATATAACTAAACAAATAGCCATTGAAGATGAATTAAAAGAGAATGCTATTAAATACAAAAATCTCATCGAAAATTCATTAGTCGGAGTTTACTTAATGCAAGATGGAAAGTTTAAATATGCAAACGATCATTTTTGTGATATTTTTGGCTACACATCCGATGAGATTATTGATAATATAGATCCTCCCGAATTAATTCACGATGATGATAAAAATTTAGTAAGAAACAATATTAAAAAGCGTATTACCCGAGAAACTCCTGTTTTAAAATATGAGTTTAAAGGTTTAAGAAAAGACAAGTCAATTGTTTATGTCCAAGTGTTAGGATCTGTTATGCAATACAAAGACAGACCGGCTATTATGGGTACTATTATGGACATAACAGAATTAAAAGAAGCGGAAGATGCATTGAAAAAAAGTGAACATCTGTTTCAAACCCTCTTGAATTTAGCTCCTTATCCGATTAGTGTTACAAATAATAATTTACATCATCGTATTATCAACGAATCATTTTGTAAAGTATTTAAGGTAACAGAAGAAGAGGTTATTGGCAAAACTCCTATGGAATTAGGTTTAAAAATTAAGGAGAGTGAAGATGCTTTAATTGAAGATTTGATGAAAAAAAATGGTAAAGTCAATAATTTTGAAATTACCTTATATGACAGAGATAAACAAAGGATGGTATTCTTATACTCGTGCATACGCTTTCATTATAATCAATCGGACTTAGTACTAAATACATTTATTGATATTACCGACCGAAAAGCCATTCAGGAAGAATTAGCTCAGCATAGAGATAATTTAGAATTATTAGTAAAAGATAGGACACTGGAGTTAAATAAACGCAACGAAGAACTCAATAATGCCAACAAACTACTTAATGAGCAAAAAAAGCATTTAGTGTATACCTTAAATAACTTGCACAATACGCAACAGCAACTCATTCAATCAGAAAAAATGGCTTCATTAGGTTTTTTATCTGCAGGCATTGCTCATGAAATAAACAACCCATTGAATTTTATTCATGGAGGAAGTTTAGCCATCAGACAATATTTAGAAGAAAATCCAGGAAGTAATTTTGATGAAGCGAAAACTTTTTTGGATGCTATTGAAGAAGGCATTATACGAACCAGTGATATTGTATCGAGTCTTAACCATTATTCGAGAAGAAATGATAGTGAAAAAGCTCTATGTCAAATTAATAACATCATTGATAATTGTTTAATAATGCTAAAAAGCAAAATAAATAAACAAACAATAATTAAGAAAAGACTTCAGGACGATTTACCTCTAATTAAAGCCAACGAAGGTCAATTACACCAAGTATTACTCAATATTATTAATAATTCTATACAGGCTGTCAATCCTCACAATGGCCAAATAGAGATAATCACAAAAGTTAATAAGAACAATATTCAATTAGAAATATCTGATAATGGTAAAGGAATTCCCAAAGACATACTCAATAATGTATTTGATCCATTTTTTACCACTAAAAGTCCTGGAGAAGGAACTGGTTTGGGCTTATCAATTAGTTACAATATTATAAAAGAACATAACGGCACTATTAAGATTGATTCACAAACAGGTAAATGGACAAAAGTTGAAATTTATTTACCTTTGAATTAA
- a CDS encoding Crp/Fnr family transcriptional regulator, with product MENTRPDHKLLYYLSKWTNITEQDEDVILSAFETVSIKKKKDILVAGDTCDYLYFITKGCLRSYHVDEKGVEHIFQIRMDNNWISDLESFFSKKPSYYYIEALEDTQMLRISRDRLNSLYTEVPSLERYFRILFQKAYVNSLKRLNATMWNPATERYAEMMKEHPEMFQRVPLVYIASYLGITPESLSRIRRNK from the coding sequence ATGGAAAACACACGCCCAGATCATAAACTTTTGTATTATTTGTCGAAATGGACAAATATTACTGAGCAAGATGAAGATGTTATTTTATCTGCATTTGAAACCGTATCAATAAAAAAGAAGAAAGATATTCTGGTTGCTGGAGATACCTGCGATTATCTTTATTTTATTACCAAAGGCTGCTTACGTTCTTATCATGTTGATGAAAAAGGTGTTGAGCATATTTTTCAGATCCGGATGGATAATAACTGGATCAGTGATCTTGAGAGTTTTTTCAGTAAAAAACCATCTTATTATTACATTGAAGCATTGGAGGATACACAGATGCTTAGAATATCGAGAGATAGATTGAATAGTTTATATACTGAAGTTCCCTCATTAGAAAGGTATTTTCGAATACTCTTTCAAAAAGCCTATGTTAATTCACTAAAGCGATTAAATGCTACCATGTGGAATCCTGCAACAGAACGTTATGCCGAAATGATGAAGGAACATCCGGAAATGTTTCAGAGGGTACCACTTGTTTATATAGCATCCTATTTAGGTATTACGCCCGAAAGCTTAAGTCGAATACGCCGCAATAAATAA